One Chordicoccus furentiruminis DNA window includes the following coding sequences:
- a CDS encoding glutamine--tRNA ligase/YqeY domain fusion protein: MAEETKSRNFIEDIIDRDLEEGRYDKVCTRFPPEPNGYLHIGHAKSIILNSGIAEEYHGRFNLRFDDTNPTKEKSEFVESIKKDVRWLGADFGDRCFFASDYFDSMYEKAELLIRKGLAYVSSLSADQVREYRGTLTEPGRDDPDRDRDPEESLALFRDMKAGKYPDGAMVLRAKIDMASPNINMRDPILYRIAHLTHQNTGDKWCIYPMYDFAHPIEDAIEGVTHSLCTLEFEDHRPLYNWVVENTGWEHPPRQIEFAKMYLTNVVTGKRYIKRLVEQGVVDGWDDPRLVTIAALRRRGFTPESIRMFVELSGISKANASSDYAMLEYCIREDLKLKRNRMMAVLHPLKLIIDNYPEDQTELLDADNNLENPSLGKRKIPFGRELFIERDDFMENPVPKYKRLYPGNEVRLMYAYFVKCVGLEKDAEGNVTAVHCTYDPETKAGSGFTGRKVKGTIHWVPAKESFAATVRLYENLIDESKGVYNEDGSLNLNPHSLTVVKGARLEPALKEAKPYESFQFMRNGFYCVDAKDSKEGEPVFNRIVTLKSSFRLPVQK, from the coding sequence ATGGCTGAGGAGACGAAATCGAGAAATTTCATCGAGGACATCATAGACCGGGATCTGGAGGAGGGACGGTACGACAAAGTCTGTACGCGTTTTCCGCCGGAACCGAACGGATATCTTCATATCGGACACGCGAAGTCCATCATCCTCAACTCCGGGATCGCGGAGGAGTACCACGGCCGCTTCAATCTGCGTTTCGACGACACGAACCCCACGAAGGAGAAGAGCGAATTTGTGGAGTCCATCAAGAAGGATGTCCGGTGGCTGGGCGCTGATTTCGGGGATCGCTGCTTCTTCGCGTCCGATTACTTTGACTCGATGTACGAGAAGGCGGAGCTGCTGATCCGGAAGGGGCTCGCCTATGTCAGCAGCCTGAGCGCGGATCAGGTCCGCGAGTACCGCGGCACGCTGACCGAGCCGGGCCGAGACGACCCGGACCGGGACCGGGATCCGGAGGAAAGCCTGGCTCTCTTCCGGGACATGAAGGCGGGAAAGTATCCCGACGGCGCGATGGTGCTCCGCGCGAAGATCGATATGGCCTCGCCCAACATCAATATGCGGGACCCGATCCTCTACCGGATCGCGCATCTGACGCATCAGAATACAGGGGATAAATGGTGCATCTACCCGATGTATGACTTCGCGCATCCGATCGAGGACGCGATCGAGGGTGTCACGCATTCGCTCTGCACGCTGGAATTCGAGGATCACCGGCCGCTGTACAACTGGGTCGTGGAGAATACCGGCTGGGAGCATCCGCCCAGGCAGATCGAATTCGCCAAGATGTATCTGACAAATGTTGTGACGGGCAAGCGCTACATCAAGCGGCTGGTGGAGCAGGGCGTCGTCGACGGCTGGGACGATCCGCGACTGGTGACGATCGCCGCGCTGCGCCGCCGCGGCTTCACGCCGGAATCGATCCGGATGTTTGTGGAGCTCTCCGGCATTTCCAAGGCCAACGCCTCCAGCGACTACGCGATGCTGGAATACTGCATCCGGGAGGATCTGAAGCTGAAACGGAACCGGATGATGGCGGTGCTTCACCCGCTGAAGCTGATCATCGACAATTATCCGGAGGATCAGACCGAGCTGCTGGATGCGGACAACAATCTGGAGAATCCGTCTCTCGGGAAACGGAAGATCCCCTTCGGACGGGAGCTTTTCATCGAGCGGGACGACTTTATGGAGAATCCGGTCCCGAAGTACAAGCGGCTCTATCCGGGCAACGAGGTGCGTCTGATGTACGCGTATTTCGTGAAATGCGTGGGGCTGGAGAAGGATGCGGAGGGAAATGTGACCGCCGTGCACTGCACCTACGATCCGGAGACGAAGGCCGGCAGCGGCTTCACCGGCCGGAAGGTGAAGGGGACGATCCACTGGGTCCCGGCGAAGGAGTCCTTTGCCGCGACGGTCCGTCTCTATGAGAATCTGATCGACGAGAGCAAGGGCGTTTACAATGAGGACGGTTCGCTGAATCTGAATCCTCATTCGCTCACCGTCGTCAAAGGCGCCCGTCTTGAGCCGGCGCTGAAGGAAGCGAAGCCCTATGAGAGCTTCCAGTTCATGCGGAACGGCTTCTACTGCGTCGACGCGAAGGACTCGAAGGAAGGGGAACCAGTGTTCAACCGGATCGTGACGCTCAAGAGCAGCTTCCGGCTGCCGGTTCAGAAATAA
- a CDS encoding YesL family protein: MGEKIAGFFSNDSPFGQFMIRVGILIVSSILFAVTTVPIVTIGPGLAALYTVMLKVIRGDRELGAFRTFWKAFAANFRQAFFTGLVFLALAFLVYADIRFCRAQGGSYAYFGWAVILVGLFIAAVAAYFYPVLAAFDDTVPHLLRNALFFASRRPLKMLLVLAIDVIPLYLTYRNRMYLPLTGFLWVVIGYGLTAYVVSALLVKDFAAYLPKVNEEGSFVDGEGNLLTREEANAAAREEREGGEEDCR, translated from the coding sequence ATGGGTGAAAAGATTGCCGGATTTTTCAGCAATGACAGCCCGTTCGGTCAGTTTATGATCCGCGTCGGCATTCTGATCGTATCGAGTATTCTGTTCGCCGTGACGACGGTCCCGATCGTGACAATCGGGCCGGGCCTTGCTGCGCTTTATACCGTGATGCTCAAAGTCATTCGGGGCGATCGGGAACTCGGTGCATTCCGCACGTTCTGGAAGGCGTTCGCGGCGAATTTTCGTCAGGCATTTTTTACCGGACTTGTCTTTCTCGCGCTGGCTTTTCTCGTTTATGCGGATATCAGGTTCTGCCGCGCACAGGGCGGGTCTTATGCATATTTCGGATGGGCGGTGATCCTGGTCGGGCTCTTTATCGCGGCGGTAGCGGCCTATTTCTACCCGGTTCTGGCGGCTTTTGACGACACGGTGCCGCATCTTCTGCGGAACGCGCTGTTCTTCGCCTCGCGCCGACCGCTGAAGATGCTGCTCGTCCTCGCGATTGATGTCATTCCGCTGTATCTCACCTACCGGAACCGTATGTATCTGCCTCTGACAGGCTTTCTGTGGGTCGTGATCGGCTACGGACTGACAGCGTACGTGGTGAGCGCGCTGCTGGTGAAGGATTTTGCGGCGTATCTCCCGAAGGTCAACGAGGAAGGCTCGTTCGTCGACGGGGAGGGAAATCTCCTGACGAGGGAGGAGGCCAATGCAGCCGCCCGAGAAGAAAGGGAAGGCGGCGAGGAAGACTGCCGCTGA
- a CDS encoding carbohydrate ABC transporter permease yields MESYKAKKRLNLTIIHIVLIVMSIIMLVPFVWMILTAVKTNQEAISVKPFYIIPQGAWHWENFSKVWKSYNFLILYKNTLLMIFFRVVCACLTATMAGYAFGRLKFPLRKFLFALVLVQMMIPAQIFIIPQYVMVSKMGMLNTTFGLVFPGLVTAFGTYLLKTGYEGLPMDMEEAASIDGANVGQRFLRIMMPLTRSSMVSLGIFTAVFAFKDLMWPMIVCTNAATTTLSAGLAKMQGQYQSDYPSLMAAATLAVVPMIVIYIIFQKQFVEGIATSGGKL; encoded by the coding sequence ATGGAGAGCTATAAGGCAAAGAAAAGACTGAATCTGACAATTATCCATATTGTGCTGATCGTCATGTCGATCATCATGCTGGTCCCGTTCGTCTGGATGATCCTCACGGCAGTCAAGACGAACCAGGAAGCGATTTCGGTCAAACCGTTCTATATCATTCCGCAGGGTGCATGGCACTGGGAAAACTTTTCAAAGGTCTGGAAGAGTTATAACTTCCTGATCCTCTACAAGAATACTCTGCTGATGATTTTCTTCCGTGTAGTCTGCGCGTGCCTTACTGCCACGATGGCCGGCTATGCATTCGGACGGCTGAAGTTCCCGCTTCGGAAGTTTTTATTTGCACTGGTTCTGGTACAGATGATGATTCCGGCTCAGATCTTTATCATTCCGCAGTACGTCATGGTTTCGAAGATGGGGATGCTGAACACGACGTTCGGGCTCGTCTTTCCGGGACTTGTGACCGCATTCGGGACCTATCTTCTGAAGACGGGTTATGAAGGACTCCCGATGGACATGGAGGAAGCGGCCAGTATCGACGGCGCGAATGTCGGGCAGCGCTTCCTCAGGATCATGATGCCGCTGACGCGGAGCTCGATGGTCTCTCTCGGAATCTTCACCGCTGTCTTCGCATTCAAGGATCTGATGTGGCCGATGATCGTCTGCACCAATGCAGCGACAACGACTCTTTCCGCAGGTCTTGCGAAGATGCAGGGGCAGTACCAGAGCGATTATCCGAGCCTGATGGCGGCAGCCACGCTGGCGGTCGTCCCGATGATCGTGATCTATATCATCTTCCAGAAGCAGTTCGTCGAAGGAATTGCGACATCCGGCGGCAAGCTGTAA
- a CDS encoding carbohydrate ABC transporter permease → MKKHRTPREKSEARWGLAFVAPTMIGLIVLNFFPFFQTIYQSFCKTGDFGKGNIFIGLTNYQNAMHNPETWQAFLNTIKYAVIEVPFGIVIALLLAVLLNKKIAGRSAYRTIFFLPMVCAPAAVAMVWRWLYNTQFGLLNHVFHSKIAWISDPKIAWISIGVIGVWSIIGYNMVLFIGGLQEIPGDYYEAAEIDGAGSVRQFFSITLPLLSPTTFFIVQTRIIGALTVFDLMFMVMDKTNVALPKVQSIVYLFYQYAFTNGNKGYGATLVVLLVIFILIITAILQKLEKKLVFHN, encoded by the coding sequence ATGAAGAAACACAGAACGCCCAGAGAGAAGAGCGAGGCGCGATGGGGACTTGCTTTTGTGGCTCCGACCATGATCGGTCTCATCGTGCTGAACTTCTTCCCGTTCTTCCAGACGATTTACCAGTCTTTCTGCAAGACGGGAGATTTCGGGAAAGGCAACATTTTCATCGGTCTCACCAACTATCAGAATGCCATGCATAATCCGGAGACATGGCAGGCATTCTTGAACACGATCAAGTATGCGGTCATCGAGGTCCCGTTCGGCATCGTGATCGCACTTCTGCTTGCGGTGCTTCTGAATAAGAAGATTGCGGGACGTTCTGCGTACCGCACGATCTTCTTCCTGCCGATGGTCTGTGCACCGGCAGCGGTGGCAATGGTCTGGAGATGGCTTTACAATACGCAGTTCGGCCTTCTGAACCATGTCTTCCACTCCAAAATCGCGTGGATCTCGGATCCGAAGATCGCCTGGATCTCCATCGGTGTGATCGGCGTCTGGTCTATCATCGGCTATAACATGGTTCTCTTCATCGGCGGTCTGCAGGAGATCCCCGGCGATTACTACGAGGCGGCTGAGATCGACGGCGCCGGCAGTGTCCGGCAGTTCTTCAGCATCACGCTTCCGCTTTTAAGTCCGACGACCTTCTTCATCGTGCAGACCCGAATCATCGGCGCGCTGACCGTCTTCGACCTGATGTTCATGGTCATGGATAAGACGAACGTCGCGCTCCCGAAGGTTCAGTCCATCGTCTATCTCTTCTATCAGTATGCGTTCACAAACGGCAATAAGGGATACGGCGCGACGCTGGTGGTTCTTCTCGTGATCTTCATCCTGATCATCACCGCGATCCTGCAGAAGCTCGAGAAGAAGCTTGTCTTCCACAACTGA
- a CDS encoding ABC transporter substrate-binding protein, translating into MKTRNMMALTLSAVMVAGLAAVPAAASSSGASAEPTMSFKTDELKVNIWDNNQLAGIQKIADEWSAKSGVKVQIDVVDWDNYWTLLESGASGGQMPDVFWMHSNTAQMYMENDMLLNLDDYIKNDSSMDMSKYYDGIVKLYQSSGHQYAIPKDHDTIALLYNKAVFDKYGVDYPTDDWSWDNVIDAAKKITEAGKDDGVYGYAMDTSNNQDGWYNIVYDYGAQIITDDHKGTTIGSDEGKAAMEEVRKLLEVSAPQTTVSETGTDQLFKSGLTAMITQGSWMINSYYTADNAKDYAWAEIPYGDANGNGKCDDGERQSCYNGLGWAASANTSDPDAAYSLISWFCGKQGQLEQAQEGVTMAGMDDAEINEAFTKAFDGMDISAFTKVEENGTLYFRPYTRNTTVWEDSIQKDAFLAAWQDPSNADTMASACDQAQTIIENAIAQE; encoded by the coding sequence ATGAAGACAAGAAACATGATGGCGCTGACTCTCTCCGCCGTGATGGTGGCGGGACTTGCGGCCGTTCCGGCAGCGGCGAGCTCTTCCGGGGCGTCCGCGGAACCGACGATGTCCTTCAAGACGGATGAGCTGAAGGTCAACATCTGGGACAACAACCAGCTGGCCGGCATTCAGAAGATCGCGGACGAGTGGTCGGCGAAGTCGGGCGTCAAGGTTCAGATCGACGTCGTCGACTGGGACAACTACTGGACCCTGCTGGAATCCGGCGCGTCCGGCGGCCAGATGCCGGATGTCTTCTGGATGCACTCCAATACAGCCCAGATGTATATGGAGAACGACATGCTTCTCAATCTTGATGATTACATCAAGAACGACAGCAGCATGGATATGTCCAAGTACTACGACGGCATCGTCAAGCTCTATCAGAGCAGCGGCCATCAGTACGCGATCCCGAAGGACCACGACACGATCGCGCTTCTCTACAACAAGGCCGTTTTTGACAAGTACGGCGTCGATTATCCGACGGACGACTGGTCATGGGACAACGTGATCGACGCAGCCAAGAAGATCACGGAAGCCGGCAAGGATGACGGCGTCTACGGATACGCGATGGACACATCGAACAACCAGGACGGCTGGTACAACATCGTCTACGATTACGGCGCCCAGATCATCACGGATGATCACAAGGGCACGACGATCGGTTCGGACGAAGGCAAAGCCGCGATGGAAGAGGTCAGAAAGCTCCTCGAGGTCTCTGCTCCGCAGACGACCGTCTCCGAGACCGGTACCGATCAGCTCTTCAAGTCGGGTCTGACCGCGATGATCACACAGGGCTCCTGGATGATCAATTCCTATTATACGGCCGACAACGCAAAGGATTATGCATGGGCTGAGATTCCGTACGGCGATGCCAACGGAAACGGCAAGTGCGACGACGGTGAGAGACAGTCCTGCTACAACGGCCTCGGCTGGGCGGCTTCCGCCAATACCTCTGATCCGGATGCTGCCTACAGCCTGATCTCCTGGTTCTGCGGCAAGCAGGGACAGCTCGAGCAGGCTCAGGAAGGCGTGACGATGGCCGGTATGGATGACGCGGAGATCAACGAAGCGTTCACAAAAGCGTTCGACGGCATGGATATCTCCGCGTTCACGAAGGTCGAGGAGAACGGCACGCTGTATTTCCGTCCGTACACCCGCAATACGACCGTCTGGGAAGACTCCATCCAGAAGGATGCGTTCCTTGCGGCCTGGCAGGATCCGTCCAACGCGGACACGATGGCCAGTGCCTGCGACCAGGCCCAGACCATCATCGAGAATGCAATCGCGCAGGAGTGA
- a CDS encoding AraC family transcriptional regulator — translation MRKEHADQKEKMSENVGYTHTDHYTCLEGLQQIQQVTRIDPINLDYCGMEACPPGYAFGPNIRTSYVIHMIASGKGRLLRNDRSWSIGNGDAFLIRPKEECTYQADEHDPWRYLWIGFHGPRADEMVRRAGFAEDSPVMHCRNMDEIRRHMTRLLEARELTYVNSLTRMSELYAIFALLTENASVPAEEKAQDGRMESLYVESAIDLLINARGDVKVADIAHSIGISRSYLTSVFKKETGLSPQQYLMNFRMEKAANLLNSTSSPVNVVAEEVGYADSLAFSRAFKNYYGKSPTAFRARKPVLEMHTVAGHPNYRYPL, via the coding sequence ATGAGAAAGGAGCACGCGGATCAGAAGGAGAAGATGTCGGAGAATGTGGGTTATACCCATACCGACCATTATACCTGTCTCGAAGGACTGCAGCAGATCCAGCAGGTGACGAGGATCGATCCGATCAATCTGGACTACTGCGGGATGGAGGCGTGCCCGCCCGGCTACGCGTTCGGACCGAACATCCGCACGAGTTACGTCATCCATATGATCGCCTCGGGAAAAGGACGTCTCCTGCGAAACGACCGGAGCTGGAGCATCGGGAACGGCGACGCCTTTCTGATCCGGCCGAAGGAGGAATGCACCTATCAGGCCGATGAGCATGATCCGTGGCGCTACCTCTGGATCGGCTTCCACGGCCCGCGGGCCGATGAGATGGTCCGGCGCGCGGGCTTCGCGGAGGACAGCCCGGTCATGCACTGCCGCAACATGGACGAGATCCGGCGGCACATGACCCGTCTTCTGGAGGCGAGGGAGCTGACGTACGTCAACAGTCTCACCCGGATGAGTGAGCTGTACGCGATCTTCGCTCTCCTTACGGAAAATGCATCCGTCCCCGCTGAGGAAAAGGCGCAGGACGGGCGGATGGAATCACTCTACGTCGAATCGGCCATCGATCTTCTGATCAACGCGAGGGGCGATGTGAAGGTGGCGGATATCGCCCATTCCATCGGCATCAGCCGGAGCTATCTGACGTCTGTGTTCAAGAAGGAAACCGGACTGTCGCCCCAGCAGTACCTGATGAACTTCCGGATGGAGAAGGCGGCGAATCTGCTGAACTCGACATCGTCGCCGGTGAACGTGGTGGCGGAGGAGGTCGGCTACGCGGATTCCCTCGCCTTCTCCAGAGCCTTCAAGAACTATTACGGAAAGTCGCCCACCGCCTTCCGCGCGAGAAAGCCGGTGCTGGAGATGCATACGGTGGCGGGCCATCCGAATTACAGGTATCCGCTGTGA
- a CDS encoding alpha-galactosidase has protein sequence MRIDVHEKSGTFHLHNDELSYVMKVLPNGHLGQLYFGAPIHDREDFDYLLEICARSHSAVFEDEGFVSLEHVKQEYPSYGNSDFREGAVEILQSDGSRISDLRYAGCRTEHGKPRLPGLPATYTEHDEEAETLAVTLRDEKDGMEVTLFYTIFEGAGVIARSARLENRGKEPVHIERAMSLSLDLPDASYDWIQLAGSWARERTPLRQPLHSGIQAVESLRGHSSHQYNPFLMLVRPETGEDGGEAMGFCLVYSGNFLAQIQADTYGVTRVTMGIHPAWFSWKLEPGESFQTPEAVIVYTDQGLNAMSQTFHRLFRDRLARGAWKNRVRPILINNWEATYFDFDEPKLLTIAEKAKEEGVELFVLDDGWFGARRNDRAGLGDWVPAEELLPSGIAGLSKKITAMGLSFGLWFEPEMVNPDSDLYRAHPDWTLHAPGRKPTTSRHQLVLDFSRPEVVDYVHGLISAILREADISYVKWDMNRSITECYSAALPADREGEVFHRYILGVYDLYERLTSEFPEILFESCAGGGGRFDAGLLYYAPQGWTSDDTDAVERIRIQYGTSYAYPLSSMGSHVSAVPNHQLRRITPLKTRADVAYFGTYGYELDLNRLSAEEQDQVKDCTRFMKEHRELIQYGTFYRLRSPFESNEAAWMVVSGDRKEAIVAYYQILSTVNGGFLRLPLRGLDPDRLYHVKEDAGAEGDFYGDELMHAGLVTSDETSQKIGERIRPAGDFRSTLYLLRAKD, from the coding sequence ATGAGAATCGATGTTCATGAGAAATCCGGTACGTTTCATCTTCACAACGATGAGCTGAGCTATGTGATGAAGGTGCTGCCCAACGGCCATCTGGGCCAGCTGTACTTCGGCGCGCCGATCCACGACAGGGAGGATTTCGACTACCTGCTGGAGATCTGCGCCCGTTCCCACTCGGCCGTGTTCGAGGACGAGGGATTCGTCTCGCTTGAGCACGTGAAGCAGGAATATCCGTCCTACGGGAACTCGGATTTCAGGGAAGGGGCGGTGGAGATTCTCCAGTCCGACGGAAGCCGTATCTCGGATCTCCGGTACGCCGGCTGCCGGACGGAGCACGGAAAGCCGCGTCTTCCGGGGCTCCCGGCGACCTATACGGAGCATGACGAGGAGGCGGAAACGCTCGCGGTTACGCTCCGGGACGAAAAGGACGGGATGGAGGTCACGCTGTTCTACACGATCTTCGAGGGAGCGGGGGTGATCGCCCGTTCGGCCCGGCTTGAAAACCGCGGAAAGGAGCCGGTTCACATCGAGCGGGCGATGAGCCTTTCGCTTGATCTTCCGGACGCCTCCTACGACTGGATCCAGCTTGCCGGCTCATGGGCGAGAGAGAGAACGCCGCTGAGGCAGCCTCTGCACTCGGGTATTCAGGCGGTGGAGAGCCTCCGCGGCCACTCCTCGCACCAGTACAATCCGTTTCTCATGCTGGTCCGTCCGGAGACGGGAGAGGACGGCGGCGAGGCGATGGGCTTCTGCCTCGTCTACAGCGGCAATTTCCTCGCCCAGATTCAGGCGGACACCTATGGCGTGACCCGTGTGACGATGGGAATCCATCCCGCGTGGTTCAGCTGGAAGCTGGAACCGGGCGAATCCTTCCAGACACCGGAGGCGGTGATCGTCTATACGGATCAGGGACTCAACGCGATGAGCCAGACCTTCCACCGCCTGTTCCGCGACCGTCTCGCGCGGGGCGCCTGGAAGAACCGGGTCCGTCCGATCCTCATCAACAACTGGGAGGCCACTTATTTCGATTTCGATGAACCGAAGCTCCTTACGATCGCGGAGAAGGCGAAGGAGGAAGGCGTCGAGCTGTTCGTGCTGGATGACGGATGGTTCGGCGCGCGGCGGAACGACCGGGCGGGACTTGGCGACTGGGTTCCCGCTGAAGAGCTGCTGCCCTCCGGCATCGCGGGCCTCTCGAAGAAAATCACCGCGATGGGGCTTTCCTTCGGACTGTGGTTCGAGCCGGAGATGGTGAACCCGGACTCCGACCTTTACCGGGCGCACCCGGACTGGACGCTGCACGCGCCCGGGCGGAAGCCGACCACCTCGAGACATCAGCTTGTGCTGGACTTCTCGCGGCCGGAGGTGGTGGACTACGTGCACGGACTCATCTCGGCGATCCTCCGGGAGGCCGACATCTCCTACGTGAAGTGGGATATGAACCGCAGCATCACGGAATGCTATTCGGCCGCGCTGCCGGCGGACCGGGAGGGCGAAGTCTTCCACCGTTACATCCTCGGCGTGTACGATCTTTATGAGCGGCTGACCTCGGAATTTCCGGAGATCCTCTTCGAGTCCTGCGCGGGCGGGGGCGGACGGTTCGACGCCGGTCTGCTTTATTACGCGCCGCAGGGCTGGACCAGCGACGACACGGACGCCGTCGAGCGGATCCGGATCCAGTACGGCACCTCGTACGCGTACCCGCTGAGCTCGATGGGAAGCCATGTGTCGGCCGTGCCCAATCATCAGCTGCGCCGGATCACGCCGCTCAAGACCCGTGCCGATGTGGCCTACTTCGGCACCTACGGATATGAGCTGGACCTGAACCGTCTCTCCGCGGAGGAGCAGGATCAGGTGAAGGACTGCACCCGGTTCATGAAAGAGCACCGCGAGCTGATCCAGTACGGAACCTTCTATCGTCTCCGTTCGCCGTTTGAGTCGAACGAGGCGGCCTGGATGGTGGTCAGCGGGGACCGGAAGGAAGCGATCGTGGCGTACTACCAGATCCTGAGCACCGTAAACGGAGGATTCCTCCGGCTGCCGCTCCGGGGACTTGACCCGGACCGCCTCTATCATGTGAAGGAGGACGCCGGCGCGGAAGGCGATTTCTACGGCGACGAGCTGATGCACGCCGGGCTCGTGACGAGCGATGAGACGTCGCAGAAGATCGGAGAGCGGATCCGGCCGGCCGGAGACTTCCGGTCGACGCTCTATCTGCTCCGGGCGAAGGACTGA
- a CDS encoding AraC family transcriptional regulator, whose protein sequence is MGERHMEASMNRDAVFHRANRKRFRDLEVRFCGSEVCSPLHGWGPGVRPDYLIHVVLTGRGVYRAGDESWRLAAGDGFLIEPQTLTFYQADAKEPWSYIWIGFNGENAPGLIRGLGLGGGRCTFHTGRGEELRSIVLEMADHRSWTQADEYYDQSLLYRFFAVLFDDIEQAAPAQRQGRNAYVRAAVEYIQSHYYLPLRVSDIAAYVSVNRSYLYTLFMRELGMTPQACLTEFRLTRAEQLLETTDLMVEAIAMSSGYQDPLVFSKAFKKRFMMTPTAWRKRARGEAGQHSD, encoded by the coding sequence ATGGGAGAGAGACATATGGAAGCATCGATGAACCGGGATGCGGTTTTTCACAGAGCGAACCGGAAGCGGTTCCGGGATCTTGAGGTGCGGTTCTGCGGTTCCGAGGTCTGCAGTCCGCTGCACGGGTGGGGCCCCGGCGTGCGCCCCGACTACCTGATCCATGTGGTCCTCACCGGCCGCGGCGTCTACCGGGCCGGGGACGAGAGCTGGCGTCTTGCGGCCGGGGACGGCTTTCTCATCGAGCCCCAGACGCTCACGTTTTATCAGGCGGATGCGAAGGAGCCGTGGTCGTACATCTGGATCGGGTTCAACGGAGAGAACGCGCCCGGTCTGATCCGCGGCCTCGGGCTGGGAGGGGGAAGATGCACCTTTCACACGGGACGGGGAGAGGAGCTCCGGTCAATCGTGCTCGAGATGGCTGACCACAGGAGCTGGACGCAGGCGGACGAATACTACGACCAGAGCCTGCTCTACCGCTTCTTCGCGGTCCTGTTCGACGACATCGAGCAGGCGGCGCCCGCCCAGCGGCAGGGGAGGAACGCGTATGTCCGGGCGGCTGTCGAATACATCCAGAGCCATTACTATCTGCCGCTCCGCGTCTCGGATATCGCGGCGTATGTGTCGGTCAACCGGAGCTATCTCTACACCCTCTTCATGCGGGAACTGGGCATGACGCCGCAGGCCTGTCTCACGGAGTTCCGGCTGACGCGGGCGGAGCAGCTTCTTGAGACGACGGATCTCATGGTGGAGGCGATCGCGATGTCCTCCGGCTATCAGGATCCGCTGGTCTTTTCGAAGGCGTTCAAGAAGAGGTTCATGATGACTCCGACAGCCTGGAGGAAGCGTGCGCGCGGGGAGGCTGGACAACATTCTGACTGA